GTCTTCATCATTGTTTAATCAATTGAGATTAAAGCACTTTGGCCGACTGTTATGACATAGAGTTGATGGCTGTTCTTGTTTTCTAACACTTCTCTCTTCACATAGGCAGGGCGGATGGCCATGGCCCCTACTggaaaaatttgtcaaaaaaaaaaaaaataaggaatttttttttaaaaaaaaagaagcctaaaaataaataaataaaaacttgcTGCACAATCACGCCCTCCCAagattaaatttttagttttgtcccaTCCTCATCACGTGTAGGTTCTAACTTCTTTTTAATAAAGTGaggactaatttttttaattttttttacaacatttaTGTCATTCCATATAGGCACTAGAAGAATATTAGAAGGAACTCTAACAttcctccttttttttgttgtgtgcCTCCGACATGCCTTGCCATGGCCAGTGAAACATATGACTCAACATCTATGCATGAATCAACTATGTCCAGGACTCTatctgtgacgtcccacatcgcctgggaatgaggatgtgcttatatgtataaatgcaccctatatgacacaacgcgttttaaagccatgatggccatgaaccgatcagaactccgcagttaagcgtgctgctgcgagagcaatcccaggatgggtgacctcctgggaagttctgtttggggagccaaaagtggacaatattgtgtcattgggggtgggtcgttacactatCTTCTCTCCATAGTTCCCAGACCTGTGTGGTTCGATCATATATAGTATTATTTGTAAAGGGTGTACGTGTTTCCTAAAATGCAAATGGAAAATATTCTAGTTTTCTTGCCAAGGAAGAATGCTCCTGGTAAGAATGGTTGTTCTTCTTGCCACTTACAATCTCCAATAATATGACACCGAAGCTAAAAACATATGATTTTGTTGAGAATTCCCCAAATGCTGCATAATCCGGTGACATATAACCACTACATGTGAAACAGTATCAATTAGGTAATCTTAAAAATCAGTGCATGGGAAATTGGGAATTACAACATCAACGGTAATCTTGAAGTCTGCATTGTACTCACTATGTTCCAACAACTCTGATTGTCTTGTCTCGAATTTGGTCTGCTTTGAATATGCGAGCCAAGCCGAAATCTGAAATTTTGGGGTTTATCTCAGCATCTAATAGAATATTACTTGGTTTAAGATCTCTATGGATAATTCTTAGTCTTGTGTCTTGATGAAGATACAAAATCCCAAAAAGCAATTCCCATGATGATTTCACAGCGTTTCCTCCAATTCAAGGATGAACTTCTTGTATGATCTACAACAGAATTTTGCTACAGTTGAAAATTGCAGTTTGATGcactttaatttaaattaagcaaaattttgagaaatcaGGCATACCAAAGATTAAGAAGTCCAAGCTGTTGTTGGGCATGTATTCATAAATCAGCATCTTTTCTTCCCCCTCAATGCAACAGcctaaaattttgacaagattccTGTGTTGAAGTTTCGCAATCAACATGACttcatttttgaattcttttattCCTTGTTCCGAGCTCTTTGATAACCTTTTAACAGCTATTTGTCGTCCGTTAGACAATTGACCCTGAAATCATCTTCAAATTCCAAACTTAAGCTTACTTGTAACTATTAAGCAATTAAGCTCAAACTACTCCTTCACTAAACAcacttttacaataaaaaagataaaaattagctacaaaccagTTCGTAACCAATTCAAACAAAACCAGTCTaataaaatcaaattgattcttgaagcatgtgagaaatacatactttcttattaatactattaaagcAACGTGTGAGAATATCATATATATGGACAATATCATAGATGAATTGCGACTGTACCATAAAAACAGAGCCAAAACCACATTCTCCAAGTTTGTTGGTCGGAGAGAAATTGTCAGTTGCAGCAACTATAGAGCTTAGATCGAAAACAAGTGCATCCGGatgtcttttactttctgcCAGCTGATTTCCCTCCAATGAGCTTTCGGTACCAGTAAAATCTAATGATTGATTGTTTGATTTTCTCTTCTCTGTGGTAAAACACATTGGGAAATATTGCTTACTAGAAATTCGTAATTGAgcaaatacacacacacactggaAGTGACTTTGTTTACCTTTTGTTTTCCTCCTCTTCATTGACCAGAGACAGGCTTGTAGGGATACCAGAAACAAGAGCGCAACAACAGATAATACTGCAATAACCAGCTTCCGATTCTTGGCAAGAAAACCTTTGGACTTCGTTTTATACTTGGTTGAAGGGAAAAAAGTAAGCCTTGATCAAAGaagtgaaaagacaaaaaaaaaaattgaaaattcacgAAAATGCAAGAAAAGAATACCTAACTCAGTCACATCCGCACGAACATTTAGCTCCCACCCTTCATCTTCATCCCCTGCACTGTCCATCAATTCACCATAATATGCCAAGCAACCAGTCCCCGTCCCATTAAGATCCACGCTGACATAAGCTGTGCAAGCGCAATTGTTCAAGCACGCCTTCTCGCACTCTGCACTACTCATACTCGTGCCCACCCAATCAGCATTCGATGTATCAGGAACCTTCAAACCTGCCACCTTCACAAACCCTTCTCCATTCCCGCACATAGATAACCCCAGCTGGTTCCTCACACACCCCTCAGAACCATTTCTAAGATACCAATCCCTTCGATTCTTGGGTTCATATCCTGGCAAACACGCACACTCAAACCTATTTATATTGTCAGGACTACATACACTATTTGGACCGCATAGTCCGTACTTCTCGCACCGGTATCTAGGTGCTAACCAGATTTCGCTCCATTGACGACCATCACCATCCCACATAAGTAGCTGGATCGATCCAGAGTTATTAAGGAATAATCTCGTAATGATCGAGGGGTCATCGAAAAAGTAGGAGTAAGATGTCTCGTCTTGATTGTAAACAAAATTGATATCGTAATCAATCGATCTTGTGTCTATTGATGAGCACCATGGCCATGGCCAACTCCGCCGATGCAGGGTCCCGCCCTTATACAATTAGAACTGTGGAGAGCCAGTAGGATCTAGCTTACAGAGGCAATCCCCTGTTCCGGGGTCATCTTGTGACTTCCAAGATATTAAGACCGTGTCGAGCCCTGTTTTCTTATTCAACCCAAACTTAATGCCTGGAAGCAAAGTATCTGTAGGATCGTCAGAGCTTTACCATAACACCCTCTTGTTATCTCCCTGGACCAATTCCAAGTTTCCTGAATCTAGAAGCTGAGCTACAATGGAGGTTGTCGCTGGGACAGAAACATTTGTAGACCATAGAGAACGGTTATAACTGTCGTAGAGGACAAGGTTTCCGTTCTGGTTAATTGAGAGAACTCTAGAGGAATCATTCCTGTTCGCAACCCACACCTTATTTTGTTCTGACACATTGAAAAACCAAATACCTAGAgagtttttgtatatttttaagTATATAATCAGTGTGCATTCCACCTTCTTGTCATGGCTGAATAGGATCCTTAATGGGATGAGACAGAGGTTGAGTAGGAGAGTGGGACACTTATTCTTCATAGGATATTTGAATGATGTATCTCATCCCATGTATTTCAAATATAGCCTTCAAAGTATTATAggattctgttaaatcctagtGACTGAACGGGTCAAGTTAGACAAGCAATATCAACTGGGCCCTAGTTCGAATATAGGCTCATTTGCCTAAgggatgataatttccccaACATTATGCAAACTGATCATCGAGGAGTAGTTTTGGTTGAGTTGGCTTTTTGCAGCTGGCATCCAGTCTTTACTGTACTCagatttggtgtttttagtaAAGTTGATTcttatacattaaaaaaaaaaaatttgagcattGTAATTTGAGCTTAGTTGGATGAAAATTAGATAGGAAATGATTCTATTTAGAGGAGTGCAAACACATATTCTTACGTGCTAACTCTCTTATGTAACTAgtgaaaattacaattaaatgaaataacaaatgaaagtaCATATAgcattcaatgatgatttttcaTTGCTAGGTCAGGAAGTGATCGGCAATTAGAAGTatgtaaaacatttttcatttatttataccGAGAAAATATGGTAATTGGGACAATATGTCCGTTGAAAAATATGATCGATGACAATTACGACcgttgaaaaatataattattggcAAATAcgatgattaaaaaaataaccgtttgaaaaaaaaaaattatatatatatatatatatatatattcaaaatggTATAGAGAAAAAGCAAATAACCAGATGTAAAGGGTATCTGATAAAccaacaactaaaattaaaaaaataataataaaaaaaaaaaaaaaaaaaaaaataaggaaacttTTTTAATTAGGTAGTTTAAACAAAAATGTAGATAAGCCATTGAATGCTCTTCCAATATTGTTCAATGAATCCGTGCTACTACTGTAGATAATCTGTATGACGACGTTAAATGCTCTTCCAATATTAATTGTTAGGAGAAAAGTTGCTTTCGTTTCTCTGCATGATTACTACTTGCAGATTGGTCCTTGCACAATTAGACCCTATATTTTCTTCACCTCAAAACTTCTTGACTAGGTACGTACGTACCGAAAcacaacattttttctttaaattggatTCTGAAGAaatttttacaatttaattaatctaataaattaatatttgttattaaaacatgtgaatttgatttgcatttttttataaaattaaaaaagcatgtgacaTAACTAATCTCTGTTCTTAGAGTATGTAATAATTTtcatatacatttttaataaaattagatGTGATTTTGATaggcattttttaaaaatctgtCCTTGACTATATAACCCAAAGATAAGTCAAGAAATCAACCGTAtccaacccaacccaaccccTTTTATTTTGTCCTCAAGACATTAATTATGGGTTGATTTTAGAAGGGGAGAGATTGCTGCACTCCCGGTGCACAACAATTGCACTCTCCCAAGACACGTTGCGCGCATTTACTGATATTTATAGCCATGAACCCTAATGAATTCCTTCACATATATTAAACAATGCGCGCATTTACTGATATTTATAGCCATGAACCCTAATGAATTCCTTCACATATATTAAACAATGCGCGCATTTACTGATATTTATAGCGATGAACCCTAATGAATTCCTTCACATATATTAAACAAAGGATTCGGCTTCAGTGCTGagtttaaaactacagcatatctgctgtaaaaaaataaagggctGAGATctatttttccaaaaacacTCCGTTTCACTTATTGCaaacaaaactgaaaaataaaacaagcagAAAACGTCCGTTTGAAGAAGGAGGAACGAGGAACGTCTGTTTCGACTCGACCGAGTTTCCCACTCCCTTACCTTACAATCCCCCCAACCACCATCCCAcctctgtcttcttcttcttcttctcttttgtcaatttttgttTCGAAAATTTGTTGATAATAAAAATGACGGGCCATGAAGAAGTTGACGTGCACGAATCCCGAGAAGAAATGGAATCTTTGGTCCTCAACGAGCCATCCAACGGCCGAACTTCCTCCGATGATCCACTGCTATCGTCTACATCATCTTCCTTCAATGCCTTCCTGGACCCATCGTTCTACGCCGAAGTGATCTTCAACGGCCATGATGAAAGCCCCTGACTTTCCTCCAAATCCAACCCTCGGAGCTCCGATTACCTCCACATCTCGATCTCGGACCTGCAAAAGGAGCAGGAGATATCCAATTCACTAGTCCCGAgtggggaagagagagagagaggcaaagACAAATTAAGGCTCGGTACTGTACCGAAAAGGTCTCTGGGTTTGATGGTTGTTTGATGTACATCCTCTCTctccaattatttatttatttatttatttctcaaaaCATTCAACTCCTAAATAAAACCAGTGTGGTTTTCAGCTTCAGTTTAAGCTTATCGCCCAACCCTTAAAATGCGCCTCCACCCAACCCCTCAAGTCTCTGTCTTTATTGCCAACGACCCAATGTTCCATTTCCTCAGCTTTTTCTAGATGGATTTTGGGGTGTTGAGTTTGGATGGGTTAATGGGTTCAGATGCTGGTTTTTCTTCTCTTGCTTCAGATCCTGAGACAAAGCAGAAATGGTACGGAGGTCGGTTCCTCAAGCAGGAGAGATCTGCTGGCACGTCCCTCAAGCAGGAGAGATCTGCTGGCACCTTTGACGATGACTGGAGGAGCTCAAAGTTGGCCAAAGACTGATGATTTCTCTGCCTCCCCACCTCCTCAAACGGCGTCAAGTAGACGTTTTCTTGTGTTTGCGTAAGTGAAACGGAGTGTTTTGGGAAAATAGATCCGGCCCTTTATTTTTTACAGcagatgtgctgtagttttaaactacagcactGAAGCTAGATCCTTAAACAAAAACCTGAGACCATGCACCTTCGCCATTTACATATATTCCACAACATTGTCTTAAGTAGATAAGGGATCAAGCCCCCTGATTCTTCATCATCGTTTAATCAATTGAGATCAAAGCACTTTGGCCAACTGTTTTGAGATAGAGTTGATGGCTGTCCTTGTTTTCTAACCCTTCTCTCTTCACTATGGATGGGTAGGCAGGAGTTGAACCCGGATTTGAGATAAGTGGGGACGAAACTTTAAGGGtaagaaattaattttgaagggtcgaactcataaaaaaaataaaataaatttaagagagttcttaaaaaattttgaggttttaaataattttgggGGGACACAATCCTAAGGGCAGTTTTGCCCCTGGACCTCCATTGCCCCAACTagcaaaatttgttaaaaaaaaaaattttaggatttttatttttattttttatttcttttttcaagaagccaaaataaataaataaataagaacttGTTGTACAACCTTACCCTCCCAagattaaatttttagttttgtcccctCCTCACTTGTAGgttttaacttatttttaataagtgaggcctAATTTTTAGTTCATCCTCATTCCTCACCTCAATGGCCATGGCAAGACTAtcataaaataaagagaatgacAGAAACAGAGAAGGAAGAAGGGAAGAACACAGATAACTTTAAGGACTACATTGTTGCTGATTACACTTCTTGTTCTGATTACAAATACATTAACATATAGGCTTTAACAAAGGTTAAAGACCAtagcataaaaacataaactaaaagaGAAATACAAATGGGTATGGTCTTTTGAGCAAGGAGTGGTTAGGAATGGGTTGGTGCAGTATGGGAATGGCTAATGACTTGTTGCAGAGAGATGATGCTTCTGATCTGGCGTGATGCAGTGGTGAAGAGATCTTGAAGTGGTGAAGTTTCTTGCTGCAAAGGTTTATCCTCTAATATTTTCCCGCAAACTGATGGTAGGAACTTCTTTCAGTTTGACTGTTGCttctgattattttttattttttatttttttaatagcaattAAACAtagaaattacaacaaaagGGTCTCAAAACAgcaagcttaaaaaaaaaaaaaaaaaaaaaaaaaaaaaaaaaaaaaaaaggaaagaaagaagaaagaaagtgaaataCTTCATAGAAGCAAagatacaaaaagaaatgaaaggcaTAAAAGAAACAAGCCAAATGGCTTTTAAAATGGGCGTGGAACTTTGACATTTTCACAAGCAATTGGGTCATTAATGGcctagagaaaagaaaaaaaaaaggccaacaAAAGGTTGACATGAGCTTGGGCTCCGAACATTTATCACAAGCAAGACATTGGGCCAACAATAAGTCAAGAAAAGAGTCATCGAAGGGCTGATATAGGGCTCGAGACTTTAGACATTTGCCACAAGCTAGACAATAGACAGACAATCAGCCGAAACGATGAGGGCCAACTATGAGAGAAACctcatttttaatttcataaacTGCTAGCATCGTTTGATGCTTTTGGGGACACACCGAAGGAGATGAGAAGAAAtaagagagagtgagaaagagaggaagacttctagcattttttatgcttttggCTTTGAGAAGATACTgaccaaaataaaacaaagaaaagaaaaaaatggagagcaaagaaatgaaaagagagagggagaccgGGAACAAGGATagtaaagaaaaggagaagaaaagatagaaaagaaGAGGGGCACTGAGCTGCTGACAGGAAAATAAAGGAGAGGAAGACGTGTTAGGCGCAGGAGGGAGGGAGACCTGAAAATTTTTGGAGAGGGATACTTTCCTGGAAGACGCGTGAAGACTGAAAAACAGCTGGAGAGGGTATGGGCTAGGAGCTGCTGACTGACACGAGATGGGCTAGCTGCTACTGACTGACACGAGGGAAAGGGAAACGGTGGCGAGAAAGAGAGGTTTAGGAACCATTTTTggtctgaaaaaagaaaaaagaaaaaaagtctgcAGTAGGACGTGAAACACAGGGGAGGAGAGGACTTTTCCGTCCTTTTTTGTTACAAGCCGAGAGAAAGAGATAAGGAGAAGACTCATATATGAACGCAGCAGGGAGACTGGGCCGAGTTTTGGAGGAGCTGATGACAGCTCACGGGTTGACTTGACGAGGGAAGACATTTTTGAGGGAGTGAGGAACCTGGGTGGACTTGACGAGGTTGAAGAAAGAGAGTAAAGAGTGAGGTGTTTTACTTTCTGTGTGGCTGGACAAATAGAGGGGAAGATCATGTGTTTGACAGAATGACGCAGAGAAGCtgcagaaagaaaaagaagacgaCGTTGGTCGATTTTGAAGGctgtttattttttgtgtttttttgtttgagaaaAGAGAGATTTGGGGAGAACAGTGGAGCGGTGAGGAGTGGTTGCTGCAGTGACTTGCTGTGGTGACTTGGAGCGGAAAGAACTATTTCTGCAGAATTTGAGTGGAGGAACTGAATTGGCGTTGGCCATATTAGAAAAGAGGATTAAGACAGAAAAGAGATAGAAGAGAGGATCTTGAGGTTAAGGTGTTTGACAAAAGGCCTTGAAGAAAGGTCGGGCtgtttgggaaaaaaaaaaaaaaaactggaaaagGAGAGGATCTGAAGTGGCGTTTAG
This DNA window, taken from Alnus glutinosa chromosome 5, dhAlnGlut1.1, whole genome shotgun sequence, encodes the following:
- the LOC133868862 gene encoding cysteine-rich receptor-like protein kinase 19 — encoded protein: MKRRKTKEKRKSNNQSLDFTGTESSLEGNQLAESKRHPDALVFDLSSIVAATDNFSPTNKLGECGFGSVFMGQLSNGRQIAVKRLSKSSEQGIKEFKNEVMLIAKLQHRNLVKILGCCIEGEEKMLIYEYMPNNSLDFLIFDFGLARIFKADQIRDKTIRVVGTYGYMSPDYAAFGEFSTKSYVFSFGVILLEIVSGKKNNHSYQEHSSLARKLEYFPFAF